The Ahaetulla prasina isolate Xishuangbanna chromosome 3, ASM2864084v1, whole genome shotgun sequence genome window below encodes:
- the PEX2 gene encoding peroxisome biogenesis factor 2 isoform X2: protein MASKGNNVNKVIPVLRISQLDALELNKALEQLVWSQFTCCFHGFKPGFLARFEPEIKASLWLFLWRFTICSKNATVGQALLNIQYTNDLSQIQKYQTLSKQQKLWYLICTVGGKWLEERCYDLFSKRPLESFQKTKYFINLIVRLLRLCELLNFLIFLQKGKFATLTERILGIRSVFCQPQGVRPIAFEYMNRELLWHGFAEFLVFLLPLINMQKLKLKISSWFLPVRKNSNNENTSEISHKECSVCGEWPTMPHIIGCSHVFCYYCIKSCFLSDIYFTCPKCGTEVQDLQPLKYKLEMKEI from the coding sequence ATGGCATCGAAGGGCAACAATGTCAACAAAGTGATTCCTGTTCTCAGAATTAGTCAGCTGGATGCACTTGAACTGAACAAAGCCCTGGAACAACTAGTTTGGTCCCAGTTCACTTGCTGTTTTCATGGATTTAAACCTGGATTTTTGGCTCGCTTTGAACCAGAAATTAAAGCATCTCTGTGGCTTTTTTTGTGGAGATTCACCATCTGCTCCAAGAATGCAACAGTGGGACAGGCTCTACTGAACATTCAATACACAAATGATTTATCCCAGATACAAAAATACCAGACATTGAGCaagcaacagaaattatggtaTCTTATTTGTACTGTTGGCgggaaatggctggaagaaaggtGTTATGATTTATTTAGCAAACGTCCATTGGAGTCAttccaaaagacaaaatattttattaacttaATAGTCAGGCTTCTCAGACTCTGTGAGTTGCTAAACTTCCTAATTTTTCTTCAGAAGGGAAAATTTGCTACACTTACTGAACGTATCTTAGGAATCAGATCAGTGTTCTGCCAGCCACAGGGTGTCCGTCCAATTGCATTTGAATACATGAACCGAGAACTCTTGTGGCATGGATTTGCTGAGTTTCTGGTGTTTCTTTTGCCACTTATTAACATGCAAAAACTCAAACTCAAGATTTCTTCTTGGTTTTTACCTGTTAGGAAAAACTCCAATAATGAAAATACGTCAGAAATAAGTCACAAGGAATGTTCTGTGTGCGGGGAATGGCCTACTATGCCACATATTATTGGCTGCTCACATGTTTTTTGTTACTATTGTATTAAAAGTTGCTTCTTATCAGATATATACTTTACCTGTCCTAAATGTGGCACTGAGGTGCAAGATCTCCAGCCATTAAAATATAAGTTAGAAATGAAAGAGATATAA